Proteins from a genomic interval of Streptomyces sp. SID8374:
- the tdh gene encoding L-threonine 3-dehydrogenase, with the protein MKALVKQKAEPGLWLMDVPEPEYGPTDVLIKVLRTGICGTDLHIRAYDGWAQQAVTTPLILGHEFVGEVAALGSDVADIAVGDLVSGEGHLVCGKCRNCLAGRRHLCRSTVGLGVGRDGAFAEYVVLPASNVWVHRVPVDLDIAAIFDPFGNAVHTALSFPLVGEDVLITGAGPIGIMAAAVAKHAGARNVVITDVSEARLALARKVGVSLALNVADRTIADGQRELGLREGFDIGLEMSGRPEAMRDMVANMTHGGRIAMLGLPAEEFAVDWSRIVTSMITIKGIYGREMYETWYAMSVLLEGGLDLAPVITGRYGFRDFEAAFDDAASGLGGKVILDWTV; encoded by the coding sequence GTGAAGGCACTCGTCAAGCAGAAGGCCGAACCGGGACTGTGGCTCATGGACGTGCCGGAGCCGGAGTACGGCCCCACCGACGTCCTGATCAAGGTCCTGCGTACCGGGATCTGCGGCACCGACCTGCACATCCGCGCCTACGACGGCTGGGCCCAGCAGGCGGTCACCACCCCGCTGATCCTCGGCCACGAGTTCGTCGGCGAGGTCGCGGCCCTCGGCTCCGACGTCGCGGACATCGCCGTGGGCGACCTGGTCAGCGGCGAGGGCCACCTCGTCTGCGGGAAGTGCCGCAACTGTCTCGCCGGCCGCCGCCACCTCTGCCGCTCCACCGTCGGCCTGGGCGTCGGCCGGGACGGGGCGTTCGCGGAGTACGTGGTCCTGCCCGCCTCCAACGTGTGGGTGCACCGGGTCCCCGTCGACCTCGACATCGCGGCGATCTTCGACCCGTTCGGCAACGCCGTGCACACCGCGCTCTCCTTCCCGCTGGTCGGGGAGGACGTCCTGATCACCGGCGCCGGGCCGATCGGCATCATGGCCGCCGCCGTCGCCAAGCATGCCGGTGCCCGCAACGTCGTCATCACCGACGTCAGCGAGGCCCGCCTCGCCCTCGCCCGCAAGGTCGGCGTCAGCCTCGCCCTCAACGTCGCGGACCGCACCATCGCCGACGGCCAGCGCGAGCTGGGCCTGCGCGAGGGCTTCGACATCGGCCTGGAGATGTCCGGCCGCCCCGAGGCGATGCGCGACATGGTCGCGAACATGACGCACGGCGGCCGCATCGCGATGCTCGGCCTGCCCGCCGAGGAGTTCGCCGTCGACTGGTCCCGGATCGTCACCTCGATGATCACGATCAAGGGGATCTACGGCCGCGAGATGTACGAGACCTGGTACGCCATGTCCGTCCTGCTGGAGGGCGGCCTCGACCTCGCCCCCGTGATCACCGGCCGGTACGGCTTCCGCGACTTCGAAGCGGCCTTCGACGACGCGGCGAGCGGCCTCGGCGGCAAGGTCATCCTCGACTGGACCGTCTGA
- a CDS encoding glycine C-acetyltransferase, which produces MFDSVRDDLRTTLDEIRAAGLHKPERVIGTPQSATVAVTSGGRAGEVLNFCANNYLGLADHPEVISAAHEALDRWGYGLASVRFICGTQEVHKELEARLSAFLGQEDTILYSSCFDANGGVFETILGPEDAVISDALNHASIIDGIRLSKAQRFRYANRDLADLEKQLKEASGARRRLIVTDGVFSMDGYVAPLQEICDLADRYDAMVMVDDSHAVGFVGPGGRGTPELHGVMDRVDIITGTLGKALGGASGGYVAARAEIVALLRQRSRPYLFSNSLAPVIAAASLKVIDLLESAGDLRDQLNANTALFRSRMTEEGFDILPGDHAIAPVMIGDAAKAGRMAELLLERGVYVIGFSYPVVPQGAARIRVQLSAAHSTADVNRAVDAFVDARAALEAEAA; this is translated from the coding sequence ATGTTCGACTCCGTACGCGACGATCTGCGCACCACCCTCGACGAGATCCGCGCCGCCGGGCTGCACAAGCCCGAGCGCGTGATCGGCACCCCGCAGTCCGCGACCGTGGCCGTCACCTCCGGCGGCCGCGCCGGTGAGGTCCTCAACTTCTGCGCCAACAACTACCTCGGCCTCGCCGACCACCCCGAGGTCATCTCCGCCGCCCACGAGGCGCTGGACCGCTGGGGCTACGGGCTCGCCTCGGTCCGCTTCATCTGCGGAACCCAGGAGGTCCACAAGGAGCTGGAGGCGCGGCTCTCGGCCTTCCTCGGCCAGGAGGACACGATCCTCTACTCCTCCTGCTTCGACGCCAACGGCGGAGTCTTCGAGACCATCCTCGGCCCCGAGGACGCGGTCATCTCCGACGCCCTCAACCACGCCTCGATCATCGACGGCATCCGCCTCTCCAAGGCCCAGCGCTTCCGCTACGCCAACCGCGACCTGGCCGACCTGGAGAAGCAGCTCAAGGAGGCGTCCGGCGCCCGCCGCCGTCTGATCGTCACCGACGGCGTGTTCTCGATGGACGGGTACGTGGCCCCGCTCCAGGAGATCTGCGACCTCGCCGACCGCTACGACGCCATGGTCATGGTCGACGACTCGCACGCCGTCGGCTTCGTCGGCCCCGGCGGCCGCGGCACGCCCGAGCTGCACGGCGTCATGGACCGGGTCGACATCATCACCGGCACCCTCGGCAAGGCGCTGGGCGGTGCTTCCGGCGGTTACGTCGCGGCCCGCGCCGAGATCGTCGCCCTGCTGCGCCAGCGCTCGCGCCCGTACCTCTTCTCCAACTCCCTCGCCCCGGTCATCGCCGCCGCCTCCCTCAAGGTCATCGACCTGCTGGAGTCGGCCGGCGACCTGCGCGACCAGCTCAACGCCAACACCGCGCTCTTCCGCTCCCGGATGACAGAGGAGGGCTTCGACATCCTGCCCGGCGACCACGCCATCGCCCCCGTGATGATCGGGGACGCGGCGAAGGCAGGCCGGATGGCGGAGCTGCTGCTCGAGCGCGGTGTGTACGTGATCGGGTTCTCGTACCCCGTCGTCCCGCAGGGGGCCGCGCGCATCCGCGTCCAGCTCTCCGCCGCGCACTCCACCGCCGACGTGAACCGCGCAGTGGACGCGTTCGTCGACGCGCGGGCGGCCCTGGAGGCGGAGGCTGCCTGA
- a CDS encoding LysR family transcriptional regulator → MIDARRLRILRAVADHRTVTAAAAALYLTPSAVSQQLAALEQETGHRLVERSARGARLTAAGEILLSHANVVLAQLERAEAELADYSAGVAGTVTVAAFATGIGLVLAPALTELARTAPGIRVKVQDAEGDASVPMVLDRQVDVAVAVEYRGAPAEDDRRLTRVPLYSEPFDAVLPVDHRLADQDHVAVADLAKDPWIGPYPGNPCHDVVVLACEYAGFAPRLEHSSDDFRAVVALAGADAGVALVPRSALRGMELTGVVVRPVEGSAPTRRVFAAVRQGAEGHPLIRPVLDAMEAVAVREAGLARG, encoded by the coding sequence ATGATCGATGCGCGGCGGCTGCGAATCCTCCGTGCGGTGGCCGACCACCGCACCGTGACCGCGGCCGCCGCCGCGTTGTACCTGACGCCCTCCGCCGTCTCCCAGCAGCTCGCCGCCCTGGAGCAGGAGACCGGCCACCGCCTCGTCGAACGCAGCGCGCGCGGCGCCCGGCTCACCGCCGCCGGGGAGATCCTGCTCAGTCACGCCAACGTGGTCCTGGCCCAGCTGGAGCGGGCAGAGGCGGAGCTGGCGGACTACAGCGCGGGCGTCGCCGGTACGGTCACGGTCGCCGCGTTCGCCACCGGCATCGGCCTCGTCCTCGCCCCCGCCCTCACCGAGCTGGCCCGCACCGCGCCCGGCATCCGGGTCAAGGTGCAGGACGCGGAGGGCGACGCGAGCGTGCCGATGGTGCTGGACCGGCAGGTGGATGTGGCGGTGGCCGTCGAATACCGGGGCGCCCCCGCCGAGGACGACCGCCGCCTGACCCGCGTACCCCTCTACTCGGAGCCGTTCGACGCGGTGCTCCCGGTGGACCACCGCCTCGCGGACCAGGACCACGTGGCGGTCGCGGACCTCGCCAAGGACCCGTGGATCGGGCCGTACCCGGGGAACCCCTGCCATGACGTGGTGGTCCTGGCCTGCGAGTACGCCGGTTTCGCCCCGCGCCTGGAGCACTCGTCGGACGACTTCCGGGCGGTGGTGGCGCTGGCCGGGGCGGACGCGGGGGTGGCGCTGGTGCCGAGGTCGGCGCTGCGCGGGATGGAGCTGACCGGGGTGGTCGTCCGCCCGGTGGAGGGCAGCGCCCCCACCCGCCGCGTCTTCGCGGCCGTACGCCAGGGAGCCGAGGGCCATCCGCTGATCCGGCCGGTGCTGGACGCGATGGAGGCGGTGGCGGTACGGGAGGCGGGGCTGGCGCGGGGGTGA
- a CDS encoding low temperature requirement protein A — MQQPADPSASPVAAEPGRHAGWNELFFDLVVVAGAGQLAHLLHDGPRLADLALYGVLYLAFWTVWAGFAVYGDIAASATRVRTLLIAMLGMAVMAASVHAVLTHHAVTFVLAYVALRWQAGRVWQRGSIVVDWPLAQFGAGALPWLVSLFVPTPWRYWLWALGIAVDIVTLLVATRGRTLRHASERAAARRGDRPPPGPPHASSPAPPQLSESRIDTAHMGERLGLYVIIVLGEGVIQIIDAASERDDWDLPLAATGLGAFCLLAGICTLSLLYGTNGIPHLRKDALPHRLAMLLHAVMTGFLVALATALGSAIAHFDDVLPKGQHWLLCGAMAGYFAAGVVAALPLAERADRVWVLGWGLPCVAVAVALAPLGVRLPVWATIGILVALVCWQILYDPGRAGMPAPAGRWRGGRIRRTSRADRP; from the coding sequence ATGCAGCAGCCCGCGGACCCCAGCGCCTCCCCCGTGGCGGCCGAGCCCGGGCGGCACGCCGGGTGGAACGAGCTGTTCTTCGACCTGGTGGTCGTCGCCGGGGCCGGGCAGCTGGCCCACCTCCTGCACGACGGGCCGCGCCTGGCGGACCTCGCCCTGTACGGGGTCCTCTACCTCGCCTTCTGGACCGTCTGGGCCGGGTTCGCCGTCTACGGGGACATCGCCGCCTCCGCCACCCGCGTCCGTACCCTGCTGATCGCGATGCTCGGCATGGCCGTGATGGCGGCCTCCGTCCACGCGGTCCTGACCCACCACGCAGTCACCTTCGTCCTCGCCTATGTCGCCCTGCGCTGGCAGGCGGGCCGTGTCTGGCAGCGGGGCAGCATCGTCGTGGACTGGCCGCTGGCGCAGTTCGGCGCGGGCGCTCTGCCCTGGCTCGTCTCGCTCTTCGTCCCGACGCCGTGGCGCTACTGGCTCTGGGCGCTGGGCATCGCCGTCGACATCGTCACCCTGCTGGTCGCCACCCGCGGCCGCACCCTCCGGCACGCATCCGAGCGGGCCGCCGCGCGCCGGGGTGACCGCCCGCCACCGGGCCCGCCGCACGCCTCCTCGCCCGCGCCTCCTCAGCTCAGCGAGTCGCGCATCGACACCGCGCACATGGGCGAACGACTCGGGCTGTACGTGATCATCGTGCTGGGCGAAGGGGTCATCCAGATCATCGACGCCGCCTCGGAGCGCGACGACTGGGATCTGCCGCTGGCTGCCACGGGGCTAGGGGCGTTCTGCCTGCTGGCCGGGATCTGCACCCTGAGCCTGCTGTACGGCACCAACGGCATCCCGCACCTGCGCAAGGACGCGCTCCCTCACCGGCTGGCGATGCTGCTGCACGCGGTGATGACCGGTTTCCTGGTCGCCCTGGCCACGGCCCTCGGCTCGGCGATCGCCCACTTCGACGACGTACTGCCGAAGGGGCAGCACTGGCTGCTGTGCGGGGCGATGGCGGGGTACTTCGCGGCGGGCGTGGTGGCGGCGCTGCCGTTGGCGGAGCGGGCCGACCGGGTGTGGGTGCTGGGCTGGGGGCTGCCGTGTGTGGCGGTGGCCGTGGCGCTCGCCCCGCTGGGCGTACGGCTGCCCGTGTGGGCGACGATCGGGATCCTGGTGGCGCTGGTGTGCTGGCAGATCCTCTACGACCCGGGGCGGGCGGGGATGCCTGCGCCCGCCGGGCGGTGGCGGGGCGGGAGAATCCGGCGCACGAGCCGAGCCGACCGGCCTTGA
- a CDS encoding VOC family protein has translation MSRIALVTLVVRDYDEAVAFYRDALGFELVEDTDRGDSSRWVVVRPRGAAAGTGLLLARAKDGAQEASVGAQTGGRVGFFLHTEDFAGDHARMSAAGVRFLEEPRHETYGSVAVFEDLYGNRWDLLQPAA, from the coding sequence ATGTCCCGCATCGCCCTGGTCACCCTCGTCGTCCGCGACTACGACGAGGCCGTCGCCTTCTACCGTGACGCGCTCGGCTTCGAGCTGGTGGAGGACACCGACCGGGGTGACAGCTCCCGCTGGGTGGTGGTGCGCCCGCGCGGGGCGGCGGCCGGCACGGGGCTGCTGCTGGCCCGCGCGAAGGACGGGGCGCAGGAGGCGAGCGTGGGGGCGCAGACCGGCGGGCGGGTCGGCTTCTTCCTGCACACCGAGGACTTCGCGGGTGACCACGCCCGGATGAGCGCGGCGGGGGTCCGCTTCCTGGAGGAGCCCCGGCACGAGACGTACGGCTCGGTCGCGGTCTTCGAGGACCTGTACGGCAACCGGTGGGACCTGCTCCAGCCGGCGGCCTGA
- a CDS encoding phosphotransferase translates to MDEVEVVVAHSERATLRVGDVFLKVDADQARIDVEVEAMSLAPVPTPKVLWRKPPVLAIAALPGTTLGRLGGPSTGSPAAWAAAGAAIRKLHEAPLPPRPGGAGRSAAALAAELDAECALLVTDGLLPADLVARNRRVAETALRPWAPAFTHGDLQIAHIFVDGDEVTGIIDWSEAGQGDALYDLATFTLGHEKHLDDVLTGYGSDIRVDIDVIRAWWSVRSLLAVRWLTEHGFDPFAPGCEVDVLRSRM, encoded by the coding sequence GTGGATGAGGTCGAAGTCGTCGTCGCCCATTCCGAGCGCGCGACCCTGCGCGTCGGCGACGTGTTCCTGAAGGTGGACGCCGATCAGGCCCGTATCGACGTCGAGGTCGAGGCGATGTCCCTCGCACCGGTCCCGACCCCGAAGGTCCTGTGGCGGAAACCGCCCGTACTCGCGATCGCCGCGCTCCCGGGGACGACGCTCGGGCGCCTCGGCGGGCCCTCGACCGGGTCGCCGGCGGCATGGGCCGCGGCGGGTGCCGCCATCCGGAAGCTGCACGAGGCGCCGCTGCCGCCCCGGCCCGGCGGGGCCGGCCGGAGCGCCGCCGCGCTGGCGGCGGAGCTGGACGCCGAGTGCGCGTTGCTCGTGACGGACGGCCTTCTGCCCGCCGACCTGGTCGCCCGTAACCGCCGGGTGGCCGAGACCGCGCTCCGGCCGTGGGCTCCGGCGTTCACACACGGCGACCTCCAGATCGCGCACATCTTCGTCGACGGCGACGAGGTGACGGGCATCATCGACTGGTCGGAGGCGGGCCAGGGCGATGCCCTGTACGACCTCGCCACCTTCACGCTCGGACACGAGAAGCACCTCGACGACGTCCTCACGGGCTACGGCTCCGATATCCGCGTCGACATCGACGTGATCCGCGCCTGGTGGTCGGTGCGGAGCCTGCTGGCCGTGCGCTGGCTGACCGAGCACGGCTTCGACCCGTTCGCGCCGGGCTGTGAGGTCGACGTGCTGAGATCCCGGATGTGA
- a CDS encoding STAS domain-containing protein: MRTSDPLGSRPEPLPVISPRGEFDMDNVTSLGAEIETMAAVHGGLVLDASNITFADSSFLRMILNAHQRTDLRIAAPTQRVARLFDLAGVDAYLRIYPTLDMARST, encoded by the coding sequence ATGAGGACTTCAGACCCCCTGGGCTCCAGACCCGAGCCGCTGCCCGTGATCTCCCCGCGCGGAGAGTTCGACATGGACAACGTCACCTCGCTGGGAGCGGAGATCGAGACGATGGCCGCCGTCCACGGCGGTCTGGTCCTGGACGCCAGCAACATCACGTTCGCCGACTCCTCCTTCCTGCGCATGATCCTCAACGCCCACCAGCGCACCGACCTCCGCATCGCTGCCCCCACCCAGCGGGTCGCCCGGCTGTTCGACCTGGCGGGCGTCGACGCCTATCTGCGGATCTACCCGACCCTGGACATGGCCCGCTCCACCTGA
- a CDS encoding aminopeptidase P family protein: MSSPNPPAPHPVPFTAEVYRARMAKAAESAAEAGLAGVIVAPGPDLVHLTGYQPVSTERLTLLVLRAGEEPVLVVPTLEAPDAAAAAGAPALALRDWTDGVDPYAVASPLLAAQGRFGVSDNAWAMHLLGLQRALPDTTYTALTEALPMLRAVKDAAELERLTAAGEAADATYEEILKVRFSGRRETDVAADLAALLRHFGHSQVDFTVVGSGPNGANPHHEAGERTIERGDMVVLDFGGLKHGYGSDTSRTVHVGEPTAEEQRVHDIVREAQQAGCAAVRPGVACQEIDRAARAVITEFGYGERFIHRTGHGIGVTTHEPPYMIEGEEQPLVPGMCFSVEPGVYLPGRFGVRIEDIVTVTEDGGRRLNATARELAIVE; the protein is encoded by the coding sequence ATGTCCAGCCCGAACCCGCCCGCGCCGCACCCCGTGCCCTTCACCGCCGAGGTCTACCGGGCCCGGATGGCGAAGGCTGCCGAGTCCGCCGCCGAGGCCGGGCTGGCCGGGGTGATCGTCGCGCCCGGGCCCGATCTCGTCCATCTGACCGGCTACCAGCCCGTTTCCACCGAACGCCTCACCCTCCTCGTGCTGCGGGCCGGTGAGGAACCCGTCCTGGTCGTCCCGACCCTGGAGGCGCCCGACGCGGCGGCCGCCGCCGGGGCGCCCGCGCTCGCCCTGCGGGACTGGACCGACGGTGTGGACCCGTACGCGGTGGCCTCACCGCTGCTCGCGGCCCAGGGCCGCTTCGGCGTCAGCGACAACGCCTGGGCCATGCACCTCCTCGGCCTCCAGCGGGCCCTGCCCGACACCACGTACACCGCCCTCACCGAGGCGCTCCCGATGCTCCGGGCGGTGAAGGACGCCGCCGAGCTGGAGCGCCTGACGGCGGCGGGGGAGGCGGCGGACGCCACGTACGAGGAGATCCTGAAGGTGCGGTTCTCCGGCCGCCGCGAGACCGACGTGGCCGCCGATCTCGCCGCGCTGCTCCGGCACTTCGGCCACTCCCAGGTCGACTTCACCGTCGTCGGCTCGGGCCCCAACGGCGCCAACCCGCACCACGAGGCGGGTGAACGCACCATCGAGCGCGGCGACATGGTGGTCCTGGACTTCGGCGGCCTGAAGCACGGTTACGGCTCCGACACCTCCCGTACGGTCCATGTCGGCGAGCCCACCGCCGAGGAGCAGCGGGTCCACGACATCGTCCGCGAGGCCCAGCAGGCGGGCTGCGCCGCCGTCCGGCCCGGCGTCGCCTGCCAGGAGATCGACCGCGCGGCCCGCGCGGTGATCACCGAGTTCGGCTACGGCGAGCGGTTCATCCACCGCACCGGCCACGGCATCGGTGTCACCACCCACGAACCCCCGTACATGATCGAGGGCGAGGAGCAGCCGCTCGTCCCCGGCATGTGCTTCTCCGTGGAGCCGGGCGTCTATCTCCCCGGCCGCTTCGGGGTCCGCATCGAGGACATCGTGACCGTCACCGAGGACGGCGGCCGCCGCCTCAACGCCACCGCACGCGAGCTGGCGATCGTCGAGTAG
- the treZ gene encoding malto-oligosyltrehalose trehalohydrolase: MRFEVWAPEADTVVLEAAEVRYPMERDPQREGWWSAEAEAADGERYGFRVDDGPLLPDPRSRRQPDGPDGPSAVVDQEAYAWRNGWAGRRLTSAVLYELHVGTYTPEGTFDAAAARLGHLAELGITHVSLMPVCPFPGTNGWGYEGVSLWAVHEPYGGPEGLKRFVDTAHGLGLGVVLDVVHNHLGPSGNYLPAFGPYFTDTHHTPWGAAVNLDAPGSDEVRAFLLGSALAWLRDYRLDGLRLDAVHALADTRALTFLEELSTAVDALAAELGRPLGLIAESDLCDPRTTTPRPEGGLGLHAQWNDDFHHALHTALTGESQGYYADFARAPLAALAKTVTSAFFHNGTYSSFRGRTHGRPVDVSRSPAHRFVGYAQTHDQIGNRALGDRLAASLSPGLQACAAALVLTGPFTPMLFMGEEWGARTPWQFFTDHTDPELAEAVRNGRRREFGAHGWAEEEIPDPQDPATRDRSCLDWSEPEREPHARLLAWYRQLIALRRTLPDLHDPDLAAVKTAFDEDARWIAYRRGDLRVAVNLADKPAAIPLGSGRHRRVGGRVVAAWEPVEAPGADGVLHLPPESCVLLADD; the protein is encoded by the coding sequence ATGCGGTTCGAGGTGTGGGCCCCTGAGGCGGACACGGTCGTGCTGGAGGCGGCGGAGGTCCGCTACCCGATGGAGCGCGATCCGCAGCGGGAGGGGTGGTGGAGCGCCGAGGCGGAGGCGGCGGACGGGGAGCGTTACGGGTTCCGGGTGGACGACGGGCCGCTGCTGCCGGACCCCCGTTCGCGGCGCCAGCCGGACGGGCCCGACGGCCCGAGCGCGGTCGTGGACCAGGAGGCGTACGCCTGGCGCAACGGCTGGGCGGGGCGGCGGCTGACCAGCGCGGTCCTGTACGAGCTGCACGTGGGGACGTACACCCCGGAGGGCACGTTCGACGCGGCGGCGGCCCGGCTGGGCCATCTGGCGGAGCTGGGGATCACCCATGTGTCGCTGATGCCGGTCTGCCCGTTCCCCGGCACCAACGGCTGGGGGTACGAGGGCGTCTCGCTCTGGGCGGTGCACGAGCCGTACGGCGGACCCGAGGGACTTAAGCGCTTTGTCGACACGGCGCACGGGCTGGGGCTCGGGGTGGTCCTGGACGTGGTCCACAACCACCTGGGCCCCTCCGGCAACTACCTGCCCGCCTTCGGCCCGTACTTCACCGACACCCACCACACCCCGTGGGGCGCGGCGGTCAACCTGGACGCCCCGGGCTCGGACGAGGTGCGGGCGTTCCTGCTGGGCAGCGCGCTGGCCTGGCTGCGCGACTACCGCCTCGACGGGCTGCGCCTGGACGCGGTGCACGCGCTCGCCGACACCCGGGCGCTCACGTTCCTGGAGGAGCTGTCCACGGCGGTCGACGCGCTCGCGGCGGAGCTGGGGCGGCCGCTGGGCCTCATCGCCGAGTCCGACCTCTGCGACCCGCGCACCACCACCCCGCGCCCGGAGGGCGGCCTCGGGCTGCACGCCCAGTGGAACGACGACTTCCACCATGCCCTGCACACCGCGCTCACCGGCGAGTCCCAGGGCTACTACGCGGACTTCGCCCGGGCCCCGCTCGCCGCCCTGGCCAAGACGGTGACGTCGGCGTTCTTCCACAACGGGACGTACTCCAGCTTCCGGGGCCGCACTCACGGCCGCCCGGTCGACGTCTCCCGCTCCCCCGCCCACCGCTTCGTCGGCTACGCCCAGACCCACGACCAGATCGGCAACCGGGCCCTCGGCGACCGCCTCGCCGCCTCCCTCTCCCCCGGCCTCCAGGCGTGCGCCGCCGCCCTCGTCCTGACCGGCCCGTTCACGCCGATGCTGTTCATGGGCGAGGAGTGGGGGGCGCGTACGCCGTGGCAGTTCTTCACCGACCACACCGATCCGGAGCTGGCGGAGGCCGTACGGAACGGCAGGCGGCGGGAGTTCGGCGCGCACGGCTGGGCGGAGGAGGAGATCCCCGACCCGCAGGACCCGGCGACCCGCGACCGCTCCTGTCTGGACTGGTCCGAGCCGGAGCGCGAACCGCACGCCCGGCTGCTGGCCTGGTACCGCCAACTGATCGCGCTGCGGCGGACGTTGCCCGACCTCCACGACCCCGATCTGGCCGCGGTGAAGACCGCGTTCGACGAGGACGCACGCTGGATCGCCTACCGCAGAGGCGATTTGCGGGTCGCGGTCAACCTGGCGGACAAGCCGGCCGCGATTCCGCTCGGCTCCGGCCGCCACCGGCGCGTCGGGGGACGGGTGGTGGCGGCCTGGGAACCGGTCGAGGCGCCGGGGGCGGACGGGGTGCTGCATCTGCCGCCGGAGTCGTGCGTGCTGCTGGCCGACGACTGA